From the Lathyrus oleraceus cultivar Zhongwan6 chromosome 4, CAAS_Psat_ZW6_1.0, whole genome shotgun sequence genome, one window contains:
- the LOC127137046 gene encoding B3 domain-containing protein At2g24670-like, with protein MSMETEAQCMMEKKALAIEKINAYMQKLNSLEKKFNPLPHFTLHCVLSQISPQFYTKDELTQIEKINQTSCQQRKVKKVQVNSKKRYRPDNEDIISDGERIVKSKPAIRRKPIIRKEKTPLSPPPELSNHVNNMISVLNGNDIKYIMCKTLFMSDLSYNNNRLSMPITQIRYDFLTDIEKTILETRDQEGKPVGLKVIVLDPSFNEFSLSLKKWNMNTTSVYNLVQDWSPVLLENNFKMNQKLDIWSFRVNDKLYFLLDTKMQEIEKSGEKSKNSIDLKNKRSKKSKDENCELQPERV; from the coding sequence aTGTCTATGGAGACGGAAGCTCAATGCATGATGGAAAAGAAAGCTTTGGCTATTGAGAAGATCAATGCATATATGCAAAAACTGAATTCTTTAGAAAAGAAATTCAATCCATTGCCTCATTTTACTTTGCATTGTGTGTTATCTCAAATTTCTCCACAATTTTATACCAAAGATGAGTTAACACAAATAGAGAAAATCAATCAAACCTCATGTCAACAAAGGAAAGTGAAAAAAGTACAAGTTAATAGCAAAAAAAGGTATCGTCCAGACAATGAAGATATCATCTCTGATGGAGAAAGAATAGTGAAATCAAAGCCCGCAATTAGGAGGAAACCAATCATTCGTAAGGAAAAAACTCCTCTATCACCACCACCAGAATTGTCTAATCATGTGAATAACATGATCTCAGTGTTGAATGGTAATGATATTAAATATATCATGTGTAAGACATTGTTTATGTCTGATCTCAGCTATAACAACAATCGTCTTTCAATGCCAATTACACAAATTAGATATGATTTTCTCACAGATATAGAAAAGACAATCTTAGAAACAAGGGATCAAGAAGGAAAGCCGGTCGGTTTAAAAGTGATTGTGTTAGATCCTTCTTTTAACGAATTCTCACTATCTTTGAAGAAGTGGAATATGAACACTACTAGTGTTTACAATCTTGTTCAAGATTGGTCACCTGTATTATTGGAGAATAATTTTAAAATGAATCAAAAACTTGATATTTGGTCATTTAGGGTCAACGATAAGTTGTACTTTTTACTCGACACTAAGATGCAAGAAATTGAAAAAAGTGGAGAAAAGTCGAAGAATTCAATTGATCTCAAAAATAAAAGATCGAAGAAATCAAAGGACGAGAATTGTGAACTCCAACCAGAAAGAGTTTGA